The following are encoded in a window of Sebastes umbrosus isolate fSebUmb1 chromosome 7, fSebUmb1.pri, whole genome shotgun sequence genomic DNA:
- the LOC119491067 gene encoding caspase-1-like isoform X2: MAEKDLLKVRSKFVERATDELLMQLLDDLLDDGVLNDGQKDWILAVNVGRANIARGLNDTVRRKGEKASRKMIVHLHSRDLMLYSELGLTCVEPAQPEPQMKAAEPQMKQEWSTVLLPSPKEFWEKKLNDSEVYAAAEKSIRNRVALLITNITFTDETLNRNGAEKDEEDMEKLLRGLRYEVVKFTNLTGKEIDDAVIWFSKHPKFRETDSVVVVIMSHGKLGAVLGVNWTKEKSDDVFPINNLYKHLGTENCPALLDKPKIIIIQACRGGDKGSVLVKDGAEQDMACDDVQQPGDMDNIEDDALQFANKEKDFIAFLSCTPDTVAYRHPVNGSFLIQYIVDVIFTFAHKKDIKKLFKRVMRRFEKFCIQYRRQMPTKDRVTLTKKFYFFPGI, from the exons ATGGCAG AAAAGGATCTTCTCAAAGTGAGGAGTAAGTTTGTGGAAAGGGCGACAGATGAACTGCTTATGCAGCTCCTGGACGACCTTTTAGACGATGGTGTCTTGAATGACGGCCAGAAAGACTGGATACTTGCGGTCAACGTTGGCAGAGCAAACATAGCTCGCGGACTCAATGACACGGtgaggaggaaaggagaaaaaGCCAGCAGGAAGATGATCGTTCACCTTCACAGCAGAGACCTGATGCTTTACTCTGAACTGGGTCTGACCTGTGTTGAACCTGCTCAGCCAG AGCCACAGATGAAAGCTGCAGAGCCACAGATGAAACAGGAATGGTCCACCGTGCTCCTCCCTTCCCCCAAGGAATTCTGGGAGAAGAAACTGAATGATAGCGAA GTTTACGCTGCAGCCGAAAAATCCATTAGGAATCGTGTGGCCCTGCTAATCACTAATATAACGTTTACTGATGAGACATTAAACAGAAATGGAGCTGAGAAGGACGAGGAGGACATGGAGAAACTGCTCAGAGGTCTGAGATACGAGGTGGTGAAATTCACAAACCTCACAGGAAAG GAAATTGACGATGCTGTAATTTGGTTCTCTAAACATCCGaaattcagagagacagacagtgtggTGGTGGTTATCATGTCTCACGGGAAACTCGGAGCTGTCCTCGGTGTCAACTGGACAAAGGAGAAATCTGATGATGTGTTCCCCATCAATAACCTTTACAAACACTTGGGCACAGAGAACTGCCCAGCGCTGCTGGACAAACCCAAGATCATCATCATCCAGGCCTGCAGAGGAG GGGACAAAGGATCAGTGCTTGTTAAAGATGGTGCAGAACAAGATATGGCCTGTGATGATGTGCAACAGCCAGGTGACATGGACAACATTGAGGATGATGCTTTGCAATTTGCCAACAAAGAAAAAGACTTCATTGCTTTTCTTTCCTGCACCCCTG ACACCGTCGCATATAGACATCCGGTTAATGGGTCTTTTCTCATCCAGTACATCGTTGATGTAATTTTCACCTTCGCACACAAGAAAGACATTAAGAAACTTTTCAAAAGA GTCATGCGACGCTTTGAAAAGTTTTGCATTCAGTACAGAAGACAGATGCCGACCAAAGACAGAGTCACTCTGACAAAGAAGTTCTACTTCTTTCCAGGCATCTGA
- the LOC119491067 gene encoding caspase-1-like isoform X1, translated as MAEKDLLKVRSKFVERATDELLMQLLDDLLDDGVLNDGQKDWILAVNVGRANIARGLNDTVRRKGEKASRKMIVHLHSRDLMLYSELGLTCVEPAQPAAEPQMKAAEPQMKQEWSTVLLPSPKEFWEKKLNDSEVYAAAEKSIRNRVALLITNITFTDETLNRNGAEKDEEDMEKLLRGLRYEVVKFTNLTGKEIDDAVIWFSKHPKFRETDSVVVVIMSHGKLGAVLGVNWTKEKSDDVFPINNLYKHLGTENCPALLDKPKIIIIQACRGGDKGSVLVKDGAEQDMACDDVQQPGDMDNIEDDALQFANKEKDFIAFLSCTPDTVAYRHPVNGSFLIQYIVDVIFTFAHKKDIKKLFKRVMRRFEKFCIQYRRQMPTKDRVTLTKKFYFFPGI; from the exons ATGGCAG AAAAGGATCTTCTCAAAGTGAGGAGTAAGTTTGTGGAAAGGGCGACAGATGAACTGCTTATGCAGCTCCTGGACGACCTTTTAGACGATGGTGTCTTGAATGACGGCCAGAAAGACTGGATACTTGCGGTCAACGTTGGCAGAGCAAACATAGCTCGCGGACTCAATGACACGGtgaggaggaaaggagaaaaaGCCAGCAGGAAGATGATCGTTCACCTTCACAGCAGAGACCTGATGCTTTACTCTGAACTGGGTCTGACCTGTGTTGAACCTGCTCAGCCAG CTGCAGAGCCACAGATGAAAGCTGCAGAGCCACAGATGAAACAGGAATGGTCCACCGTGCTCCTCCCTTCCCCCAAGGAATTCTGGGAGAAGAAACTGAATGATAGCGAA GTTTACGCTGCAGCCGAAAAATCCATTAGGAATCGTGTGGCCCTGCTAATCACTAATATAACGTTTACTGATGAGACATTAAACAGAAATGGAGCTGAGAAGGACGAGGAGGACATGGAGAAACTGCTCAGAGGTCTGAGATACGAGGTGGTGAAATTCACAAACCTCACAGGAAAG GAAATTGACGATGCTGTAATTTGGTTCTCTAAACATCCGaaattcagagagacagacagtgtggTGGTGGTTATCATGTCTCACGGGAAACTCGGAGCTGTCCTCGGTGTCAACTGGACAAAGGAGAAATCTGATGATGTGTTCCCCATCAATAACCTTTACAAACACTTGGGCACAGAGAACTGCCCAGCGCTGCTGGACAAACCCAAGATCATCATCATCCAGGCCTGCAGAGGAG GGGACAAAGGATCAGTGCTTGTTAAAGATGGTGCAGAACAAGATATGGCCTGTGATGATGTGCAACAGCCAGGTGACATGGACAACATTGAGGATGATGCTTTGCAATTTGCCAACAAAGAAAAAGACTTCATTGCTTTTCTTTCCTGCACCCCTG ACACCGTCGCATATAGACATCCGGTTAATGGGTCTTTTCTCATCCAGTACATCGTTGATGTAATTTTCACCTTCGCACACAAGAAAGACATTAAGAAACTTTTCAAAAGA GTCATGCGACGCTTTGAAAAGTTTTGCATTCAGTACAGAAGACAGATGCCGACCAAAGACAGAGTCACTCTGACAAAGAAGTTCTACTTCTTTCCAGGCATCTGA
- the LOC119491606 gene encoding caspase-1-like yields MADKELARVRSKFVEKVSNALLKDLLDDLLNDGVLNDGQKDSILEENSNRADKARSLIDTVRRKGDEASRKMIAHLHSRDLMLYSELGLTCGEPAQPGKLTYFTYILFFF; encoded by the exons ATGGCAG ATAAGGAGCTTGCCAGAGTGAGGAGTAAGTTTGTGGAAAAGGTGTCGAACGCACTGCTTAAGGACCTCCTAGACGACCTTTTAAACGATGGTGTCTTGAATGACGGCCAGAAAGACTCGATACTTGAGGAGAACAGTAACAGAGCAGACAAAGCTCGCAGTCTCATTGACACGGTGAGGAGGAAAGGAGACGAAGCCAGCAGGAAGATGATCGCTCACCTTCACAGCAGAGACCTGATGCTTTACTCTGAACTGGGTCTGACCTGTGGTGAACCTGCTCAGCCAGGTAAGCTGACATATTTCAcctatattcttttttttttttga